Within Deinococcus sp. QL22, the genomic segment TCAGGCTCATGGGAAAACAGGCTGTCAGTGGTCATGGGTTCATCCCGCACGTGGAACGTGCAGTTGAAGGAGTCGGGAGACCTGCTCACATTGTGAGCGTAGAAACAATCTTCAAACACGGACGGACCGTTACAGTTCCATGACTGCTACAGCTACCCCAAAGATTGGAGCGCTCAGTCAGACTGCATTGTCGATGGCCGAGGTGGCTTCAGACTACCTGAGGTAAAGGGTGTTGTGATGCGGATTACATAAGGTCATGCCCTGAGGAAAAGTAATAAAGACCTCTGGCACTTCAACAAGGTCAACCGACATTTTTTGTGATTCCCGAAAAAAGCTGGCTGGGGCGCACTTTTGATCCCAAATTGGGGTATGAGCCCAAAGCACCGCGCTCCAGAGGCATTTATTCTGACATCCTCACTTCCTTTTCAAGATCGCAACATCGGGCCTCGTTTGAGGTGTGCCTGAATCGCGCCCTGCATCTGGTGGTCACTTCGCGGTACTGCCCATTTTGCGTTGATGAATGCCAGGGTGGCCGTGTCCGCAGGTGGGCTGAGCACTATGCCGCTGAACGTTATCTTAGGACTCTTCATGGGCAAACCCTTGAGGGTCGTGGGCGTGGCTGGCAGCACGTTTAAGTGCCGCTGTGTCAAGTGGCCCCAGATGATCGGCGTGGGACTGCTGGCAGGCATCGGCTTCATCATGAGCTTGTTCGTCTCGAATTTGGCCTTCGATGATTTGGTCTTATTGATTGAGGCCAAACTGGGTGTCTTGTTGGCCTACGTGCTGGCCGCAGTGTTCAGCGCAGGCTGCCTGATCTTGGTCATCGCAAGGAGGGAGAAACTGCATGACCAAGAATACGTCGATGTCTTAGCGGGAGCGTGCAAAGGGGAAGGGATTCTGCTGGCGAATTCAGGCGACACACAGTTGAGCGAAGCGCGAGAGCCTGGTTCTGATGGGTCGATCCCCGTCCAGCCGGGCACAGAGCCGAACCGCATGGATTGCCAGGGCAGTCAACACCTGCTGAAGAGACGTTTTTGCACTCCTTGATACCGACCATCCCTGAGTCCGAAGGCTCGAACTCCCTGTGGAAGCGTGCCCTCAATGCCCGCGCGCCGCTGGGCGCGTAAATGGCCGCCTCATCACTCCAGGGGTTGCCTGCATGAGTTATGTATGTCAGTGGTGTAAAATTCATTGAACATCATGTGAAACAGGGGTTCAATGAAACAAGGGCACGACCCCTCTTTTACCAGCCCGCGAGGGCCTCATCGAGGGCTTGGTCGCTCCATTTGGCGTAGATGCGGGTGGTTTCGATGCTGCTGTGGCCGAGGTGGCGGGCAGCGTACTCGAGGCTGCCGGTTTGCCGAACGAGGCGGGTGCCCGCGTAGTGCCGGAAGGCATGCCAGCCTCGGTAGCGGGTTTCGGCCCTTTTGGCAATGACCTGCAAGCGTTGGCGGGCAGCGGTCTGTGTGCCACCAATCACAGCTTCCGCTCGAGGCAAGACTTGCAGGGCAGCAATCAGGGTGCGGGTGAGGGTCACGCGGCGGGTTTTGTCACCTTTGCCGTGCTGAACGGTTAGGACGCCACCGGGCAGGTCAAGGTCGTTCCAAGTCAACTGCAGGGCTTCTTCAATGCGGAGGCCACCGTGAGCGCAGAGGAGAATGAGGGCTCGGTCGCGGGGAGCGGCCATCTTGAGCAGGGCCTGGACTTCATGGTCGGTGTAGGGCTGGCGTTTGTCCCAGGGTGCAGTCTTGTCTTGAACTGGGCGAGCATCACTGAAGGGATCGAGGGCAGTAGCACCAGCCCAACGAAGGGCGCGGAAGAGGGCCCGAGCGGCGGCGAGCTGAACGCGAATGCTGGAGGGTGCCAAACCTGTGACTTCGAGTGACCGTATATAAAGGGCCCCAGCATCCCGTTCGGGTCGAATGAGGCTGAAGCCGGTTCGATCAGCATGCTGAAGAAGTTTGCCTATGCCTTCCCGATACGCACGGGCGGTTCGGGCGGACAGGCCCGCGCCTGCAGACCCATACAGAGAGGTGTGGGCTTCGGTCAGCGACCAGAGTAATTCTGGATCTAACTGTTGGGCAGCGACGATGGCTCGACGGCGGCGTTCCTCGGAGGTGAGATCAGTCCAGCCTCTAGCAGCAGCGAGGGCGTCGCCTTGGAAGCGAACGAGGGCGAGGTTGGGATCAGAGGTGGTCATCGACCTGATCAGATTAGCTTATGCTAACAGGTCTTAGCGAAAGGGAACGGATTTGGTGGCGAGAAGCATGTCTCTGCGGCAAACTCATCGTGAACCGTTCAAGGTTGGTTGTGGGTCAGCGTGAGGGCCGCTGTAATTTCAGGGCCTGAAGGTCACGGCCAAAGCCCCTGAACGGGCTGAGCGGGTGCTGCAAGCGTGGTTGCGGGAACGGGCCGAGCAGGTGCTGGCCGAGCGGATGGAGCGTTGCCTGGAGAGGGCGTCGCACTACGGCATCCAGCACAGTGGTGAGTTCCGCCTGCGCAGTATGGCGACCCAGTGGGGCAGTTGCAGCCGGACAGGCAGGCTCACCTTCAATCCGCTGCTGATCCAGGCGCCCAAGGAATGCATCGATTACGTGCTGCTGCACGAGCTGTGTCACACCCTTGAATTCAGTCACTCCCGGGCCTATTACGCGCTCCTCGGCCGGGTCTTGCCAGACTGGAAAGCCAAACGGGCGCGACTCAATCGACTGGTCGAGTTGCCCGGTTCCTTGCTTTAGGAGCGGATTCGGGCGAACGGGATCACTGGTATGCTCGAGAGATAGACACCACCCGGATTGCCCATATTCACCAGCAACTCGCCGACATTCGCGACCAGGGGATCGAAGCCTTTGGAGCGGAGACCCACGAGTTCAAACTGAACCCACCTTTATCAGTGGACGCCGTAGAAGCCTTTGAGACAGAGCACGCGGTTCGCCTGCCAGAGCCATACCGTGACTTCCTCTTGCAGGTGGGAAATGGTGGTGCCGGTCAAGCCTATGGGTTATATCCCCTAGAGAAAACAGCTACAGGCGGCGTCCTCAAGAGGCCGTCTCCACTCCATTCCCAGATGCCGGAGGTCGGGGCTTGGCACGACGTCCTTGGTCTGGACGAAGACACTGAAGCGGTCTACGACGGCGCCTTGACGCTGCTCACGCAGGGCTGCACCTATGACGTGCTGCTGATGGTCAGCGGGCCTGACCGGGGACGCATCGTCTACGTGGACTGGAATATGGAGCACGCCCCCTTCTTCTCCCAGTTCCCGGATTTTCTGACTTGGTACGAAACTTGGCTGCGTGAAACGCTGGCTGGGTACACGATGACCTGGTTCGGATACGGCCTGCCTCTGAACGCGGGCGAGTCCGCTCTCGTGGCCGTTGATCAGCAGGTGCCTTCCTTCCAACGGAAAGCAGCGCTCAATAACTTGCTGCGGGTACCCTCGCTCACGGCCGATCTCCTGACACTTCTAGAATCCGCGTTGCTGTCGGAACCGGACTTGGGAATTGCTACAGACTTCCTGACGCTCCTGGCTTCCAACGGTGTCCAGGGGTTGGGGGACATCAGTTGGCGTCTCCTGCGCCAGGCCCAGGGGCATCAGATTTACCGCACCGTTCATGCCATGAGGACGATGGAGCTCCCCACCTGGGGAGACGCGGCCCTCTGGGCCTTGGAGCAGGACGCCGACCAGGACGCTTCACAAAGCATTTTGTACCTGTTGAAACGCGAGCAGGCCCTCACCCGGCGGGCGATCGAACTGGCCTTCACATCGAAACACGTCGTCACGACCGGCTTATACGTGAACAGTGAATTCGATAATCCGCTGCCTGTGCCCGACGCATTCTTCACGCATTCCGACCCAGGCGTGCGCCGATACTCGGTCGAATATCAGCCCAATGCTGTGCTCCATCCCAAACTCCCCCAATTACTGGAGCTGTACCGTCAGGAGGCCAGTGAGCATGTGCGGCAGGGGTGGGCACTCAAGATCGGCAGTTTCCATGAACCCGTGGTGACCGCGGCCCTGACCGAGTTTCTGGAGCGGGAAGACAGTGCGATAGTCCGTTCTGCTCTCACCCGGAGGTTGGGCGAACACAAGGCCACTCAGGCTGTTCCGCTGCTGATGCGGCTGACACAGCAGGAGGATCACGTGCTGCGCCTGGAGGCGGCGACTGCCCTCGGAGAGATTGGGGATGAACGCGCCCGTCCAGCCCTGAAGGCCCTGCTCGATCAGCATGAGAAGCCCTTCCGGATCGAGGGGGGCGGCGGGATGGGCTATTCGTACTCCGTTGCGGAGGCCGCACGCCGCGCGCTTAAGATTCTGGGTGGCCACCAAAGGCACCGGAAGATCCTCGGCAAGCTCGTAAAAATCCTGACCAGGACAAGAGAGTAAAAATCAACTGCACCTGCTCCAGTTGACATCCATGAGTGCCTGACTGCGATCAATGCGTTGCGCCCTCCTCCAGCCGACTCAGTTCTGCTTCCAGCTCTTCCACGCTAGGCAACTGGCCTTCGAGATAGTCGGGGAGGGCTTCGGCCAGTTGATAGCTGGCTATCCCCAAGGGCTTCTCCACACCGCGCAGAGCATACTCGGCAATCACCTTGTTCTGGGTCTTGCAGAGGAGCAACCCAATACTGGGGGCATCCTGCGGATGGCGCAACAGGTCATCGGCGGCGCTGAGGTAAAAATTCATCTTGCCCACGTACTCCGGCTTGAACTCCCCAATCTTCAAATCAATGACCACGTAGCAGCGCAGCTTGAGGTGGTAAAAGAGCAGGTCGAGGTAAAAGTCTTCCCCACCCACTTCGAGGTGCACCTGGCTGCCCACAAAGGCAAAGCCCACGCCCAGTTCCAGCATGAAGTCACGCAGATGGGCCAGCAGGCTGCGTTCCAAGTCTCGTTCCAGTGCCTGGGTGCCTAAACTCAGAAAGTCGAAATTGTAGGGGTCTTTCAGCAGTTGCCCCGCCAATTCCGATTGCGGAGCAGGCAGGGCGCGGTCAAAGTTGCTGGTGGCTTGCCCCTGCCGCTCAATCAGGCGACTGTCAATCTGATGGATCAGGATGTTGCGGCTCCACCCGTGCTGAATGGTGGCGCGGGCATACCACTCTCGGGCAGCGGGATCTTTGACTTTTTGCAACAGGGCGACATTGTGTCCCCACGGGATTTGTCCAACAAGCTGTTGGACGATTGCAGGATCAGGCCAGGTGGCCGCAAACTGCTGCATCGCACTCAGGTTGCTGCGGCTAAAGCCTTTCATCTCCGGAAACTCGGTCTTCAAATCCTGCGCCAAACGGTCAATGACTTTTGCGCCCCACCCGGCTTGCCCCTGCCGCTCCAGGATGGACTGCCCGATCTGCCAGTACAACAGCACCAGTTCGCGGTTCACGCTGAGGGCTGCCTGCGTCTGGGCCTGACGAATCTGAGTCTTCAGGTTGCCCAACAGGGTCGCGTAATCGTCCGGCATCTGGAGGCTACGCGTCATAGCCCAGCCGTTCGAGGTTGGCTTTGATCAGGGCTTCCAGGGCGGTCATGGCGGCGTCGATCCGCTTGCCGAGATCGTCCTCTGCTTGGCATTGTCTTCGGCTCATCCCAGCGGGCCTCTTCGGACATCCAGAACACGCCGTCGGCCACGCACTCGTCGCGGTCTTCGGCCGTTGCTTGACCATAGGCAGCTTCGACCTTCTCGTAGTGCAGGCTCAAGGTGTCACTGATGGAGTCGAGAGAGACCCATCCCAAAAAGACGTGTTTGTATGCGGCGTCCACGTGGCCGCGCAGTTGGTCAGCGGTACTCCACAACACTTCTTCAATGTGGGAGGCGGTGCGGGCGGCTTTGGTCATGAATGTCGCCAGTCTAGAGGGTAAGGGAAAAGGCTAGAGACTGTAGGCAAAGGGGGAACCTTATACCAAGCGCTCTCCTCACCTGCTGTGTCCCTGAAAGGATCAACGATTCATGGTGAGGGGTCCAACCTCAAATTCAACGACGAAG encodes:
- a CDS encoding type I restriction-modification system subunit M N-terminal domain-containing protein, giving the protein MTKAARTASHIEEVLWSTADQLRGHVDAAYKHVFLGWVSLDSISDTLSLHYEKVEAAYGQATAEDRDECVADGVFWMSEEARWDEPKTMPSRGRSRQADRRRHDRPGSPDQSQPRTAGL
- a CDS encoding HEAT repeat domain-containing protein; its protein translation is MDAVEAFETEHAVRLPEPYRDFLLQVGNGGAGQAYGLYPLEKTATGGVLKRPSPLHSQMPEVGAWHDVLGLDEDTEAVYDGALTLLTQGCTYDVLLMVSGPDRGRIVYVDWNMEHAPFFSQFPDFLTWYETWLRETLAGYTMTWFGYGLPLNAGESALVAVDQQVPSFQRKAALNNLLRVPSLTADLLTLLESALLSEPDLGIATDFLTLLASNGVQGLGDISWRLLRQAQGHQIYRTVHAMRTMELPTWGDAALWALEQDADQDASQSILYLLKREQALTRRAIELAFTSKHVVTTGLYVNSEFDNPLPVPDAFFTHSDPGVRRYSVEYQPNAVLHPKLPQLLELYRQEASEHVRQGWALKIGSFHEPVVTAALTEFLEREDSAIVRSALTRRLGEHKATQAVPLLMRLTQQEDHVLRLEAATALGEIGDERARPALKALLDQHEKPFRIEGGGGMGYSYSVAEAARRALKILGGHQRHRKILGKLVKILTRTRE
- a CDS encoding site-specific integrase, which encodes MTTSDPNLALVRFQGDALAAARGWTDLTSEERRRRAIVAAQQLDPELLWSLTEAHTSLYGSAGAGLSARTARAYREGIGKLLQHADRTGFSLIRPERDAGALYIRSLEVTGLAPSSIRVQLAAARALFRALRWAGATALDPFSDARPVQDKTAPWDKRQPYTDHEVQALLKMAAPRDRALILLCAHGGLRIEEALQLTWNDLDLPGGVLTVQHGKGDKTRRVTLTRTLIAALQVLPRAEAVIGGTQTAARQRLQVIAKRAETRYRGWHAFRHYAGTRLVRQTGSLEYAARHLGHSSIETTRIYAKWSDQALDEALAGW
- a CDS encoding YhcG family protein gives rise to the protein MTRSLQMPDDYATLLGNLKTQIRQAQTQAALSVNRELVLLYWQIGQSILERQGQAGWGAKVIDRLAQDLKTEFPEMKGFSRSNLSAMQQFAATWPDPAIVQQLVGQIPWGHNVALLQKVKDPAAREWYARATIQHGWSRNILIHQIDSRLIERQGQATSNFDRALPAPQSELAGQLLKDPYNFDFLSLGTQALERDLERSLLAHLRDFMLELGVGFAFVGSQVHLEVGGEDFYLDLLFYHLKLRCYVVIDLKIGEFKPEYVGKMNFYLSAADDLLRHPQDAPSIGLLLCKTQNKVIAEYALRGVEKPLGIASYQLAEALPDYLEGQLPSVEELEAELSRLEEGATH
- a CDS encoding M48 family metallopeptidase → MKVTAKAPERAERVLQAWLRERAEQVLAERMERCLERASHYGIQHSGEFRLRSMATQWGSCSRTGRLTFNPLLIQAPKECIDYVLLHELCHTLEFSHSRAYYALLGRVLPDWKAKRARLNRLVELPGSLL